One window from the genome of Eriocheir sinensis breed Jianghai 21 chromosome 15, ASM2467909v1, whole genome shotgun sequence encodes:
- the LOC126999040 gene encoding beta-galactoside alpha-2,6-sialyltransferase 2-like isoform X1, producing MRMLGLSVWLFLNLVFLGMGSYLYLLWAQYWRYARTAQIASIPDSSWPEVTLAGEDDPEPRPGKPRFHSNLAPLNLPLPPRPSPPPPPTTTPTPPTAPPTTREQLLQEVQRHKVDIFVRLRRLQKDRGSILVKQENRYEVLYRGRRRRGPITSEELLCALREAGVRTLRDGDEPFTSQGVSKHFPSTGLLEGRHFNTCVVVSSAGGNKGSHLGTFIDSHDAVVRFNDAPTVGFEGDVGSRTTLRIVNSKILVKPDFKFWDSPLYKDVAVLAWDPCHYSCDLNEWYKNPDFDFFPAYFRRRLMLPYEDLHMLHPASMWNIWDVLQRYTPDSRLLPNPPSSGFLGIMIMLAHCESVDVVEFVPSLRMTSQCHYWSPDNDTTCTFGGWHPTDTEKLTCLTLNRAGDFDTYARGFVRIPGFKTITCPTHSPAR from the exons ATGCGTATGCTTGGCCTGAGCGTGTGGCTATTCCTCAACCTGGTGTTCCTCGGCATGGGCTCCTACTTGTACCTGCTGTGGGCCCAATATTGGCGCTATGCCCGAACTGCACAGATTGCCAGCATACCAGACTCCTCCTGGCCcgagg TGACTCTCGCAGGGGAAGATGATCCGGAGCCAAGGCCAGGCAAACCGAGGTTCCACTCAAACCTCGCACCACTTAATCTTCCACTGCCACCCCGCCCTTCCCCGCCtccgccccccaccaccacacccaccccgCCCACGGCCCCGCCAACCACTCGAGAACAGCTGCTTCAGGAAGTACAGCGTCACAAGGTTGATATTTTCGTGCGCCTCCGGAGACTACAGAAAGATAGAGGCAGTATTCTGGTGAAG CAAGAGAACCGCTACGAGGTGCTGTACAGAGGGCGGCGGAGGCGAGGTCCCATCACCAGCGAGGAGTTGCTGTGTGCCCTGCGCGAGGCGGGGGTGCGGACGctaagagacggagatgagcctTTCACCTCACAGGGCGTCTCCAAACACTTCCCGAG CACTGGCCTCCTGGAAGGACGACACTTCAACACGTGCGTAGTGGTGTCTAGCGCTGGAGGCAACAAGGGCTCTCATCTCGGAACCTTTATCG ATTCGCACGACGCTGTAGTGCGTTTCAACGATGCGCCAACGGTCGGTTTTGAAGGTGACGTGGGCTCTAGGACGACTCTGAGGATCGTCAACTCGAAGATTTTGGTGAAGCCTGACTTTAAGTTTTGGGACTCTCCTCTCTACAAGGACGTGGCAGTACTAGCATGGGACCCCTGCCACTACTCCTGTGACCTgaatgag TGGTACAAGAATCCAGACTTTGACTTTTTCCCCGCGTATTTCCGCCGCCGTCTGATGCTGCCATATGAAGACCTCCACATGTTACACCCAGCCTCCATGTGGAACATCTGGGACGTACTGCAGCGGTACACCCCTGACTCCCGCCTCCTGCCTAACCCTCCTTCGTCAGGCTTCCTGG GAATAATGATCATGTTGGCGCACTGCGAGAGCGTAGATGTTGTGGAGTTCGTGCCATCGCTGCGAATGACGTCGCAATGCCACTACTGGTCACCTGACAACGATACTACTTGTACCTTCGGCGGCTGGCATCCCACAGACACAGAGAAGCTGACGTGTCTCACACTCAACAGAGCCGGTGATTTTGACACCTACGCTCGAGGATTTGTCAGGATACCTGGCTTTAAGACTATTACCTGCCCTACTCATAGCCCAGCCAGGTAG
- the LOC126999040 gene encoding beta-galactoside alpha-2,6-sialyltransferase 2-like isoform X2, with amino-acid sequence MRMLGLSVWLFLNLVFLGMGSYLYLLWAQYWRYARTAQIASIPDSSWPEGEDDPEPRPGKPRFHSNLAPLNLPLPPRPSPPPPPTTTPTPPTAPPTTREQLLQEVQRHKVDIFVRLRRLQKDRGSILVKQENRYEVLYRGRRRRGPITSEELLCALREAGVRTLRDGDEPFTSQGVSKHFPSTGLLEGRHFNTCVVVSSAGGNKGSHLGTFIDSHDAVVRFNDAPTVGFEGDVGSRTTLRIVNSKILVKPDFKFWDSPLYKDVAVLAWDPCHYSCDLNEWYKNPDFDFFPAYFRRRLMLPYEDLHMLHPASMWNIWDVLQRYTPDSRLLPNPPSSGFLGIMIMLAHCESVDVVEFVPSLRMTSQCHYWSPDNDTTCTFGGWHPTDTEKLTCLTLNRAGDFDTYARGFVRIPGFKTITCPTHSPAR; translated from the exons ATGCGTATGCTTGGCCTGAGCGTGTGGCTATTCCTCAACCTGGTGTTCCTCGGCATGGGCTCCTACTTGTACCTGCTGTGGGCCCAATATTGGCGCTATGCCCGAACTGCACAGATTGCCAGCATACCAGACTCCTCCTGGCCcgagg GGGAAGATGATCCGGAGCCAAGGCCAGGCAAACCGAGGTTCCACTCAAACCTCGCACCACTTAATCTTCCACTGCCACCCCGCCCTTCCCCGCCtccgccccccaccaccacacccaccccgCCCACGGCCCCGCCAACCACTCGAGAACAGCTGCTTCAGGAAGTACAGCGTCACAAGGTTGATATTTTCGTGCGCCTCCGGAGACTACAGAAAGATAGAGGCAGTATTCTGGTGAAG CAAGAGAACCGCTACGAGGTGCTGTACAGAGGGCGGCGGAGGCGAGGTCCCATCACCAGCGAGGAGTTGCTGTGTGCCCTGCGCGAGGCGGGGGTGCGGACGctaagagacggagatgagcctTTCACCTCACAGGGCGTCTCCAAACACTTCCCGAG CACTGGCCTCCTGGAAGGACGACACTTCAACACGTGCGTAGTGGTGTCTAGCGCTGGAGGCAACAAGGGCTCTCATCTCGGAACCTTTATCG ATTCGCACGACGCTGTAGTGCGTTTCAACGATGCGCCAACGGTCGGTTTTGAAGGTGACGTGGGCTCTAGGACGACTCTGAGGATCGTCAACTCGAAGATTTTGGTGAAGCCTGACTTTAAGTTTTGGGACTCTCCTCTCTACAAGGACGTGGCAGTACTAGCATGGGACCCCTGCCACTACTCCTGTGACCTgaatgag TGGTACAAGAATCCAGACTTTGACTTTTTCCCCGCGTATTTCCGCCGCCGTCTGATGCTGCCATATGAAGACCTCCACATGTTACACCCAGCCTCCATGTGGAACATCTGGGACGTACTGCAGCGGTACACCCCTGACTCCCGCCTCCTGCCTAACCCTCCTTCGTCAGGCTTCCTGG GAATAATGATCATGTTGGCGCACTGCGAGAGCGTAGATGTTGTGGAGTTCGTGCCATCGCTGCGAATGACGTCGCAATGCCACTACTGGTCACCTGACAACGATACTACTTGTACCTTCGGCGGCTGGCATCCCACAGACACAGAGAAGCTGACGTGTCTCACACTCAACAGAGCCGGTGATTTTGACACCTACGCTCGAGGATTTGTCAGGATACCTGGCTTTAAGACTATTACCTGCCCTACTCATAGCCCAGCCAGGTAG
- the LOC126999041 gene encoding uncharacterized protein LOC126999041, giving the protein MREVPLSTCERTSLVSSIYAGLRYDNRKFLEVRDITLNFGKDYGSCTATLGETRVLAQVTCEVVEPRPSRPNEGKLSIAVHLSPMAAPHLEPGRTNDLVDELQQILDRNIKESRCLDLESLCIQAEESVWQLRLDVTVLNHAGNLGDTCNLASVAALRHFHRPDVSVEADGRVTVHTLEEREPVPTFMRKVPVCLTYGFFMENDEKCHVVMDPTEREERVMCGRLVVGLNPHGEVTSLLFPGRVVMQKQTLLFCIRNAFSKAKTMAEAVQQAVEDNLTQHKATLVKPHGYEIKNLRSDSGYNRWLIEQRINRKKLKMEEGGVPMEEDVQETLEKAQSDPCVNEDSLQRPSDTFTQGPPHNSPSMDIDRKNENGSYLDGKETAELEDEEEEVKSRLTASDLF; this is encoded by the exons ATGCGGGAGGTCCCACTGAGTACATGTGAGAGGACCTCACTGGTGTCTTCTATATATGCTGGCCTTCGTTACGACAACAGAAAGTTTCTGGAGGTGCGGGACATCACCCTCAACTTTGGCAAGGACTATGGTTCATGCACAGCCACCCTTGGGGAAACAAGGGTACTGGCACAG GTGACATGTGAGGTAGTGGAACCTCGTCCTTCACGGCCAAATGAGGGGAAATTGTCCATTGCAGTGCACTTGTCTCCTATGGCAGCACCCCACCTAGAGCCTGGCCGCACCAATGACCTGGTCGACGAGCTGCAGCAGATCCTCGATCGCAACATTAAGGAGTCACGATGCCTTGATCTGGAATCTCTCTGTATCCAGGCTGAAGAAAGTGTGTGGCAGCTGCGACTCGATGTGACT GTACTCAATCATGCTGGCAATCTTGGGGATACATGCAACTTAGCATCTGTGGCAGCCCTTCGACACTTCCACCGGCCAGACGTGTCAGTGGAAGCAGATGGGCGAGTGACAGTGCACACCCTAGAGGAGCGGGAGCCAGTACCTACTTTCATGAGGAAAGTGCCTGTCTGCCTTACCTACGGCTTCTTCATGGAGAATGATGAGAAATGCCATGTGGTGATGGATCCCACTGAGCGAGAAGAAAGG GTAATGTGTGGAAGGCTGGTTGTAGGACTCAACCCTCATGGAGAAGTTACTTCGCTGCTGTTTCCTGGGCGGGTAGTGATGCAGAAGCAAACTCTTCTTTTCTGCATTCGCAATGCTTTCTCCAAAGCTAAGACCATGGCTGAGGCTGTACAGCAGGCTGTGGAAGATAACTTGACTCAGCATAAGGCTACCCTTGTCAAACCTCATGGCTATGAGATAAAGAACTTAAGGTCAGACTCTGGTTATAATCGTTGGCTGATTGAGCAAAGAATTAACAGAAAGAAGctaaagatggaggagggaggggttccTATGGAAGAAGATGTACAAGAAACTCTTGAGAAAGCCCAGAGTGACCCTTGTGTTAATGAAGACAGCCTTCAAAGACCATCAGATACTTTTACTCAGGGACCACCTCATAACAGCCCTTCCATGGACATtgacagaaaaaatgaaaatggaagttATTTGGATGGCAAGGAAACTGCTGAattggaagatgaagaagaagaagttaagaGCAGATTGACAGCCAGTGATTTATTTTAA
- the LOC126999042 gene encoding uncharacterized protein LOC126999042 isoform X2, with the protein MANPSSDTGGVKAFPIEGPWKNERVRLAGMTDADRAFRRQWLKDQILAESEPAVVPGYYEARFNPIRRMYRWPLDTLFKPLVPLMGYETAAMYRWYAGRIGLLIGTAYLTYYYFKYNQNDWTSKSGWRVITSRETVAPDDPRFPLVSDRKVGADYASRNFKSSVI; encoded by the exons ATGGCCAACCCGTCTTCAG ATACTGGTGGGGTCAAGGCTTTCCCCATCGAGGGGCCATGGAAAAATGAGCGGGTGCGTCTGGCTGGCATGACAGATGCTGACCGTGCCTTCCGCAGGCAATGGCTGAAGGACCAG ATCCTTGCAGAGAGTGAGCCAGCAGTGGTGCCTGGATACTATGAGGCACGCTTCAACCCCATCCGTCGCATGTACCGTTGGCCCCTTGACACTCTGTTCAAACCGCTGGTGCCTCTGATG GGCTATGAGACTGCAGCCATGTATCGGTGGTATGCTGGGAGGATTGGCTTGTTGATCGGGACAGCATACCTCACCTACTACTACTTCAAATACAATCAAAAT GACTGGACAAGCAAGAGTGGGTGGCGTGTGATAACTTCACGTGAAACTGTGGCGCCTGATGACCCTCGTTTCCCATTGGTCTCAGACAGGAAGGTGGGAGCAGATTATGCCTCCAGGAACTTCAAGTCCAGTGTGATTTAA
- the LOC126999042 gene encoding uncharacterized protein LOC126999042 isoform X1 codes for MAHIFHISTDTGGVKAFPIEGPWKNERVRLAGMTDADRAFRRQWLKDQILAESEPAVVPGYYEARFNPIRRMYRWPLDTLFKPLVPLMGYETAAMYRWYAGRIGLLIGTAYLTYYYFKYNQNDWTSKSGWRVITSRETVAPDDPRFPLVSDRKVGADYASRNFKSSVI; via the exons ATGGCACACATATTCCAtatctctactg ATACTGGTGGGGTCAAGGCTTTCCCCATCGAGGGGCCATGGAAAAATGAGCGGGTGCGTCTGGCTGGCATGACAGATGCTGACCGTGCCTTCCGCAGGCAATGGCTGAAGGACCAG ATCCTTGCAGAGAGTGAGCCAGCAGTGGTGCCTGGATACTATGAGGCACGCTTCAACCCCATCCGTCGCATGTACCGTTGGCCCCTTGACACTCTGTTCAAACCGCTGGTGCCTCTGATG GGCTATGAGACTGCAGCCATGTATCGGTGGTATGCTGGGAGGATTGGCTTGTTGATCGGGACAGCATACCTCACCTACTACTACTTCAAATACAATCAAAAT GACTGGACAAGCAAGAGTGGGTGGCGTGTGATAACTTCACGTGAAACTGTGGCGCCTGATGACCCTCGTTTCCCATTGGTCTCAGACAGGAAGGTGGGAGCAGATTATGCCTCCAGGAACTTCAAGTCCAGTGTGATTTAA